Proteins from one Mesorhizobium sp. M9A.F.Ca.ET.002.03.1.2 genomic window:
- a CDS encoding transposase, whose amino-acid sequence MAGFKEDAETVSAFFQDMRGCGLGDPLLVVCDGAAGIIKAIETCFPRSERQRCLGHRMRNVAAKVPADRWPEFKARATAAYQAPSRAIARDLAAGLVNDYEARARPPASWTTSKRQSRI is encoded by the coding sequence ATGGCGGGTTTCAAGGAGGACGCCGAGACGGTGAGCGCATTCTTCCAGGACATGCGCGGCTGCGGGCTCGGCGATCCGCTGCTCGTCGTGTGCGACGGGGCAGCCGGCATCATTAAGGCGATCGAGACCTGCTTTCCGCGCTCGGAGCGTCAGCGCTGCCTGGGGCACCGGATGCGCAATGTCGCCGCCAAGGTGCCGGCAGACCGCTGGCCCGAGTTCAAGGCCCGCGCCACCGCGGCTTATCAGGCTCCCTCGCGCGCCATTGCCCGCGATCTCGCCGCCGGTCTGGTGAACGACTACGAGGCCCGAGCGCGGCCGCCTGCTTCATGGACGACTTCGAAGCGGCAATCGCGCATCTGA
- a CDS encoding transposase, producing the protein MKEPAVCIIDEAGKVYRAMKVASHPVDLRGCSRILLGILSGSGLKPDLYPMAVRASCQSWLAGDLHRDPAHQGISPGPAEQIRSHLFLRCPDGAKRRALLSARKLLQDRAIAIEKDIRGICAISGLKVGMVSAAKFEQRIHELAEGLPDLIELLEPLLDARSKLRQHFAALHRNVLVLAREDGRCRLMTVPGGRAGRGASLHRNHGHCDPLRSFKAVGPVLGLTPMLSESGESRRVGRISLCGDAMVRALLYEAAQVLLARVSKWS; encoded by the coding sequence GTGAAAGAGCCGGCGGTGTGCATCATCGATGAAGCAGGCAAGGTGTACCGGGCAATGAAAGTGGCAAGCCATCCCGTGGATTTGCGCGGGTGCTCGAGGATCCTGCTTGGGATTTTGAGCGGATCGGGCTTGAAGCCGGACCTTTATCCAATGGCTGTTCGAGCGTCTTGCCAAAGCTGGCTTGCCGGTGATCTGCATCGAGACCCGGCACATCAAGGCATTTCTCCAGGCCCAGCCGAACAAATCCGATCGCATCTATTCCTGCGGTGCCCAGATGGTGCGAAACGTCGGGCACTGCTGTCGGCACGCAAGCTGCTGCAGGACAGGGCGATTGCCATCGAGAAGGACATCCGCGGGATCTGCGCAATTTCGGGGCTCAAGGTGGGCATGGTCAGTGCCGCAAAATTCGAGCAACGCATCCACGAGCTCGCCGAAGGCCTGCCCGACCTGATCGAGCTCCTTGAGCCGCTGCTCGATGCACGAAGCAAGCTGCGCCAGCACTTTGCCGCCCTTCACCGAAACGTTCTGGTGCTCGCTCGGGAGGATGGGAGGTGCCGTCTGATGACGGTCCCAGGGGGTCGGGCCGGTCGCGGCGCTAGCCTACACCGCAACCATGGACATTGCGATCCGCTCCGCAGCTTCAAAGCTGTTGGCCCGGTCCTGGGCCTGACACCGATGCTTAGTGAGTCGGGCGAAAGCCGCCGGGTCGGCCGCATCTCGCTGTGCGGCGACGCCATGGTGCGCGCGCTGCTCTATGAAGCCGCGCAGGTCCTGCTGGCGCGCGTGTCCAAGTGGTCGTGA
- a CDS encoding acetyl-CoA carboxylase biotin carboxylase subunit family protein, producing the protein MARRALILVEGHRGNGLSYVQAAQHLGLHPITLSADPTQYSYLAAEEIETILVDTDNLDALIRECSQLRATYDIAGITGALDSVYAAVGKLCQHFDLPGPNPRSIERCSDKFTQRQLLAGAGIPIPAYRLAANATDVQSSAAEIGLPVILKPTVGSGSRGVRLCRDVDELTEHTDYLLGGKHTWRSSPRILIEEFAQGPYYFAETMGNEVIGIGAGDWGRPPHFVCRAMTFPALLSDNEHKRVTDVSLGCLRALGLGWGPTNIEFRWTKLGPVVIEVNPRLAGAPEPQLVQLAYGVDLISEHIKLVIGDECNLRRRHSQTAAARYLVPDRDGTLDWIDGHSQAAAIPGVAEVELYVEPKTPIVRKGDVRDCIGQIIAVSPSHARTEAIIQRAVDSIDWLITPVKS; encoded by the coding sequence ATGGCAAGAAGAGCGCTTATCCTGGTTGAAGGTCATCGGGGAAATGGTTTGTCATACGTCCAAGCAGCCCAGCATCTTGGCCTTCATCCAATTACCTTGTCGGCCGACCCAACTCAGTACAGCTATCTTGCTGCGGAAGAGATCGAGACTATCCTTGTCGATACAGACAATCTCGATGCTTTGATTCGCGAATGTTCTCAGCTACGTGCGACCTATGACATTGCTGGGATCACGGGCGCCTTGGACTCAGTCTATGCGGCAGTCGGCAAGCTCTGCCAGCATTTCGATCTACCGGGACCGAACCCTAGATCGATTGAACGGTGTAGTGACAAATTCACTCAACGTCAGCTTCTCGCGGGGGCTGGCATTCCAATTCCTGCTTATCGCTTGGCAGCGAATGCAACCGACGTACAAAGCTCTGCTGCGGAAATCGGCCTTCCGGTGATTCTAAAGCCAACGGTAGGCAGCGGCAGCAGGGGTGTCCGATTGTGCCGCGACGTCGATGAGTTAACGGAACATACGGACTATCTGCTGGGCGGGAAGCACACATGGCGGTCTTCACCGAGAATACTGATCGAAGAATTCGCACAAGGCCCGTATTATTTCGCTGAGACAATGGGAAATGAGGTCATTGGGATTGGCGCCGGTGACTGGGGCCGCCCACCGCATTTCGTTTGTCGAGCGATGACCTTTCCGGCCCTGCTGAGCGATAACGAGCATAAGCGTGTCACCGATGTTTCGCTAGGCTGTTTGCGAGCTCTCGGCCTTGGGTGGGGTCCGACGAACATTGAATTCCGGTGGACGAAGCTTGGACCAGTCGTCATTGAAGTCAATCCGCGTCTTGCTGGCGCGCCCGAGCCTCAATTGGTTCAACTGGCTTACGGTGTCGATCTCATCTCCGAGCACATCAAGCTTGTCATCGGCGACGAATGCAATTTGCGCAGAAGGCATTCGCAGACTGCGGCCGCGCGGTACCTAGTTCCTGATCGCGATGGCACTCTCGATTGGATTGACGGCCACAGTCAGGCGGCTGCTATACCAGGTGTCGCCGAGGTCGAATTGTATGTTGAACCCAAGACGCCGATCGTTAGGAAAGGTGATGTCCGAGACTGCATAGGACAGATCATCGCCGTTTCACCCAGCCACGCTCGGACCGAAGCGATAATCCAGCGTGCCGTTGACTCGATTGATTGGTTGATCACGCCGGTGAAGTCCTAA
- a CDS encoding transposase, protein MLRVSTRERRADREQPDRRVLAYASRYGQALVDRRLYLPQSWTKDRTRCAKASFPETVEFATKPKMARHGRGGARCRRPMRLRSWLRCLRGGQ, encoded by the coding sequence GTGTTGCGCGTCAGTACTCGGGAACGGCGGGCGGATCGAGAACAGCCAGATCGGCGTGTCTTGGCTTACGCGAGTCGCTACGGTCAAGCGCTGGTCGATCGTCGGCTTTATCTGCCGCAGAGTTGGACAAAGGATCGGACGCGGTGTGCCAAGGCGTCATTTCCGGAGACGGTCGAGTTTGCGACCAAGCCGAAGATGGCGCGCCATGGTCGAGGCGGCGCTCGATGCCGGCGTCCCATGCGCTTACGTTCTTGGCTACGCTGTCTACGGGGCGGACAGTAG
- a CDS encoding transposase, with amino-acid sequence MSAPMAPGANVSAIARQAGLATSQLFGWRRKAIKSGAVTPQRDADRLGFVGVTHPASSTVEIC; translated from the coding sequence ATGTCTGCGCCTATGGCTCCGGGCGCGAATGTGTCGGCGATCGCGCGACAGGCTGGACTGGCGACCTCGCAGCTGTTCGGCTGGCGGCGCAAGGCGATCAAGAGCGGTGCGGTCACGCCGCAGCGGGATGCGGATCGGCTTGGCTTTGTCGGGGTCACCCACCCGGCGTCTTCAACGGTCGAGATCTGTTAG
- a CDS encoding acetyl-CoA carboxylase biotin carboxylase subunit family protein, producing MATRTLILIEGTRGNGPLYVQAAQRLGLYTITLSADPAQYDYLAAGSFEAIRVDTGSLDALIRECTRLCVTYDIAGITTATESFYATVGKLCQHFALPGPNPASVERCCDKFVQRQLLAQAGVPIPEFRLAVDAADAESSAVKIGLPVILKPSVGIGSSGVRLCCNVDEVTEHMTYLLGGKHMWLSSQKQRKWQSSPGILVEAFAQGPHYIAEIMGNEVIGISAAGFGPPPHFVFRELTFPALLTEDENKRIAAVSLNCLRALDLGWGPTCIELRWTKLGPVVIEVNPRLAGAPDPQLIQLAYGVDLISEHIKLVIGDECNLSRRRSQTAAARMLVPDDDGTLDWIDGNRQAAAISGVAEVKLYVEPKTLIVRKGDDRDCLGRVMAVSPSPALTAAILQRAVDSIRWSITPSPMLGE from the coding sequence ATGGCAACAAGAACGCTCATCCTGATTGAAGGCACAAGGGGTAATGGTCCGCTATACGTTCAAGCGGCCCAGCGCCTTGGTCTTTATACAATTACCCTGTCCGCTGATCCAGCTCAGTACGACTATCTTGCGGCGGGAAGCTTTGAGGCGATACGTGTGGACACAGGCAGCCTCGATGCGCTGATCCGTGAATGTACCCGACTATGCGTGACCTATGACATCGCTGGTATTACGACTGCCACGGAGTCGTTCTATGCGACGGTTGGGAAGCTCTGCCAGCACTTCGCTTTACCGGGACCCAACCCGGCATCGGTTGAACGATGCTGCGACAAATTCGTTCAACGTCAGCTCCTTGCGCAGGCCGGCGTTCCAATACCTGAATTTCGCTTGGCAGTGGATGCGGCGGACGCAGAAAGCTCCGCCGTGAAGATCGGCCTCCCGGTTATTCTTAAGCCATCCGTTGGCATCGGCAGCAGCGGCGTCCGTTTGTGCTGCAATGTCGACGAGGTAACCGAACATATGACCTATTTGTTGGGCGGAAAGCACATGTGGCTGTCTTCACAAAAGCAACGTAAATGGCAGTCCTCGCCAGGAATACTGGTCGAAGCGTTCGCACAGGGGCCCCATTATATCGCTGAGATAATGGGGAATGAGGTCATTGGAATCAGCGCCGCTGGCTTCGGTCCGCCGCCGCATTTCGTCTTTCGTGAGTTGACCTTTCCGGCCCTGCTGACTGAGGACGAGAACAAACGTATCGCCGCTGTTTCACTGAACTGTTTGCGAGCTCTCGACCTTGGCTGGGGGCCAACGTGCATCGAACTCCGGTGGACGAAGCTTGGCCCAGTCGTCATTGAAGTCAATCCGCGTCTTGCTGGCGCGCCCGATCCTCAGCTGATTCAGCTGGCTTACGGTGTCGATCTCATCTCCGAGCACATCAAGCTTGTCATCGGCGACGAATGCAATTTGAGCAGGAGGCGTTCGCAGACTGCGGCTGCGCGTATGTTAGTCCCTGATGACGATGGCACCCTCGACTGGATAGATGGAAACAGACAGGCGGCTGCTATATCAGGTGTCGCCGAGGTCAAATTATATGTTGAACCCAAGACGCTGATCGTTAGGAAAGGCGATGACCGAGACTGCCTCGGACGTGTTATGGCCGTCTCACCCAGCCCTGCCCTGACCGCGGCGATTCTCCAGCGTGCCGTCGATTCAATTCGTTGGTCCATCACACCATCTCCGATGCTTGGCGAATAG
- a CDS encoding CoA ester lyase: MNQAEDVHWRSLLFVPADNARYLEKARTSRADAIVLDLEDAVLTEHKAEARSAVQGMARSVRTGSRDVLVRINRPLSLAVRDIEAAVCGHVKAIVVAKSAGAGHLALLSEVLDELEAASGLSRGHTKLLPLIETAEAVARLEEIASSPRVIAIACGDEDLAAVLGCDPNSETVIAVKYRLVVAAALRGIRPLGLLGTIAEFRDIEKYRSFVRRSHDAGLKGTLCIHPSQVDVANEGFAPDDEQLEYARRVVEAAEVARKSGAAAVALDGKMIDTPVLRRAENVLKAVQL, from the coding sequence ATGAACCAAGCCGAGGATGTCCATTGGCGCTCACTTCTCTTCGTTCCGGCAGACAACGCGCGTTATCTGGAAAAAGCACGCACTTCTCGAGCCGATGCCATCGTTCTCGATCTTGAAGACGCTGTTCTGACGGAACACAAAGCGGAAGCGCGCTCTGCGGTTCAAGGCATGGCCAGGAGTGTTCGCACCGGCTCACGAGACGTCCTTGTGCGCATCAACCGGCCCTTGTCATTGGCCGTCCGCGATATAGAGGCCGCCGTCTGTGGCCATGTCAAAGCGATCGTGGTGGCGAAATCTGCCGGCGCGGGGCATCTGGCGCTGCTGAGTGAGGTTCTCGATGAACTAGAAGCTGCGTCGGGCCTATCGCGGGGTCATACAAAACTCTTGCCTCTTATCGAAACTGCCGAGGCCGTAGCTCGGCTGGAAGAGATCGCATCCTCTCCGCGTGTGATAGCGATCGCATGCGGCGATGAGGACCTCGCCGCAGTGCTGGGGTGCGATCCGAACTCGGAAACCGTCATCGCGGTGAAGTATCGGCTTGTCGTAGCCGCGGCCCTTCGGGGAATTCGGCCGCTCGGCCTCTTGGGCACAATCGCAGAGTTTCGGGACATCGAGAAGTATCGCTCCTTCGTCCGGCGATCGCATGATGCCGGATTAAAAGGGACGTTGTGCATCCATCCTAGCCAGGTGGACGTCGCGAATGAAGGCTTTGCGCCAGATGACGAGCAGCTTGAGTATGCGAGACGCGTCGTCGAGGCCGCTGAAGTTGCTCGCAAGAGCGGTGCGGCAGCCGTCGCTCTAGATGGAAAGATGATCGACACACCTGTGTTACGCCGCGCCGAGAATGTGCTGAAGGCTGTTCAGTTGTAA
- a CDS encoding amidase translates to MKLSEYVEHDATGLASLSRAGEVTPLELTELAREAYDEVNPRVNAVIEFYEDAENVAGADGGPFHGVPFLRKDIGATEAGRLQEKGSRLFKGFRPQIDSYFFRRARAGGLRCVGRTTTPELGSTVMTESSLNGITRNPWDLARSAGGSSGGAAAAVAAGITPIAHGSDGGGSTRIPASWCGLVGLNPSRGRISGGPDRQDAGSGLVREFVLCRTVRDMAAALDVFSGPHPGDPFIIVQPNRPYVEELSQPTGRLRVGVARTSWGRVNLDHEVLHAVEGAATLLQEMGHMVTDIDPPYEPVDYSKLYLVPTTASSLEIAARAMERTITADTLEPVSLKRYKFSRSLPPSRAVDLQEVLRRMRFRVGEAIHAFDILLTPTMPIVAVPHGGIYSATNPAVSAEEYVEADTAICQYTGVFNVTGQPAVSLPLAQSASGLPIGLQIVGRFGDEATLVRVARDLEEARPWSVRRPKVRAG, encoded by the coding sequence ATGAAGCTAAGTGAATACGTCGAGCACGATGCCACCGGTTTGGCCTCTCTCTCACGCGCCGGCGAAGTGACGCCTCTCGAATTAACGGAGCTAGCTCGCGAGGCTTATGATGAGGTTAATCCGCGCGTCAACGCTGTCATCGAGTTTTACGAAGATGCTGAAAATGTTGCCGGCGCGGACGGTGGGCCCTTCCATGGCGTGCCTTTCTTGCGCAAGGATATCGGGGCCACCGAAGCTGGCCGCCTCCAGGAAAAGGGAAGCCGGCTGTTCAAAGGCTTTCGTCCCCAGATCGACAGCTATTTTTTTCGTCGAGCCCGAGCCGGAGGTCTCCGGTGTGTCGGAAGAACAACAACGCCCGAGCTTGGGTCTACGGTCATGACCGAATCCAGTCTCAATGGCATCACCCGCAATCCATGGGATTTGGCACGCTCTGCGGGAGGCTCTTCAGGAGGAGCGGCAGCGGCGGTGGCCGCCGGCATTACTCCTATTGCCCATGGCAGCGACGGCGGCGGTTCAACTCGCATCCCGGCTTCGTGGTGCGGTCTTGTCGGGCTGAACCCTTCCCGCGGACGCATTTCCGGCGGCCCGGACCGTCAGGACGCAGGGTCCGGCCTAGTTCGGGAGTTTGTATTATGTCGGACAGTGCGTGATATGGCCGCCGCGCTGGACGTCTTTTCCGGTCCCCATCCCGGTGATCCCTTTATCATTGTCCAGCCGAACCGTCCTTATGTGGAGGAGCTCTCACAGCCCACCGGTCGTCTTCGGGTCGGGGTCGCGAGAACGAGTTGGGGGCGCGTTAACCTCGATCACGAGGTGCTGCACGCTGTTGAGGGGGCGGCAACGCTTCTGCAGGAGATGGGGCACATGGTAACAGACATCGACCCGCCATATGAGCCCGTCGATTACAGCAAACTTTATCTCGTCCCAACGACCGCGAGTTCGCTCGAAATAGCGGCGCGGGCCATGGAGCGCACTATCACTGCGGACACCTTGGAGCCGGTCAGTCTTAAACGTTATAAATTTAGCCGCAGTTTACCTCCTTCCCGAGCGGTGGACTTACAAGAGGTGCTCCGCAGAATGCGTTTCCGTGTGGGCGAGGCGATCCATGCCTTCGACATTCTGCTGACGCCCACAATGCCAATCGTGGCCGTGCCGCATGGCGGCATCTATTCTGCGACAAACCCGGCGGTCTCCGCAGAGGAATATGTGGAAGCGGATACGGCGATATGTCAGTACACTGGCGTATTCAACGTCACCGGACAACCTGCGGTGTCGTTGCCTTTGGCGCAAAGCGCCAGCGGGCTGCCGATCGGTCTTCAGATCGTCGGCCGGTTTGGCGACGAGGCCACACTGGTCCGTGTTGCACGTGATCTGGAGGAGGCAAGACCCTGGAGCGTCCGGCGACCAAAGGTTCGAGCAGGGTAG
- a CDS encoding Xaa-Pro peptidase family protein has product MAEVGLDVLVVTEPANLYYLSGYDAWSFYTVQALIVFQDVELPLWIGRLVDSATAHVTTYLPADRIIPYPDVYVQAADRHASQFIAEMILQESPSANVVGVEMGAYYYTARDHAEFVKAMPNVHFKDAELLVNWVRFVKSGEEVAYMRQAGEITERMMARAVEVAAPGVRECDVAAAIYHAQMSGTESFGGLPATSPPHMGFGARAREAHPIFSDRPIDPNSVANIEISGCRLRYHAPMSRTIYFGEPPQSYRDLASHVIEGIDASLDVVRPGATCEEIELAWRKTMSAHGIEKENRLGYSIGVAYTPTWGERTASIRRGDHTVLQPGVALHLMAGLWLKDTGITITQSFVVTNGGYEALTRTARELIVKD; this is encoded by the coding sequence ATGGCGGAAGTTGGTCTAGATGTACTTGTCGTCACGGAGCCAGCGAACTTATATTATCTAAGTGGATACGACGCTTGGTCATTTTATACTGTTCAGGCATTAATCGTGTTCCAAGATGTTGAGTTGCCCCTGTGGATTGGGAGACTGGTTGACTCGGCAACCGCGCATGTCACGACCTACCTCCCAGCCGACCGCATAATCCCGTATCCCGATGTCTATGTTCAAGCTGCGGATCGGCACGCGTCACAGTTCATTGCCGAAATGATACTGCAGGAATCGCCAAGCGCGAATGTAGTGGGAGTTGAGATGGGTGCCTACTACTACACGGCTCGAGACCACGCGGAGTTTGTGAAGGCAATGCCCAACGTTCACTTCAAGGACGCCGAACTTCTTGTGAACTGGGTGCGGTTTGTGAAGAGCGGCGAAGAAGTCGCATATATGCGACAAGCAGGCGAGATCACCGAGCGCATGATGGCTCGCGCTGTTGAAGTCGCCGCTCCCGGTGTAAGAGAGTGCGACGTGGCGGCAGCCATCTACCACGCACAAATGTCGGGAACCGAGTCTTTCGGTGGGCTTCCCGCGACTAGCCCGCCTCATATGGGGTTCGGCGCACGAGCTCGTGAAGCTCACCCGATTTTCAGTGATCGCCCTATTGACCCCAACTCTGTTGCAAATATCGAAATTTCCGGCTGCCGGCTACGCTACCATGCTCCGATGAGCCGCACGATTTACTTTGGTGAACCGCCTCAAAGTTACCGTGATTTGGCGTCCCACGTCATTGAAGGCATCGACGCATCCCTTGATGTGGTGCGGCCGGGAGCGACATGCGAAGAGATCGAACTGGCATGGCGGAAGACTATGAGCGCTCACGGCATCGAGAAAGAGAACCGGTTGGGATATTCGATAGGAGTCGCCTATACGCCGACCTGGGGCGAGCGTACGGCAAGTATTCGTCGAGGAGATCACACAGTTCTTCAGCCCGGGGTGGCACTCCACTTGATGGCCGGCCTTTGGCTCAAAGACACAGGCATCACGATCACCCAGTCGTTTGTTGTTACTAACGGTGGTTATGAGGCGCTTACCAGAACCGCTCGTGAGCTGATTGTTAAGGACTGA
- a CDS encoding M14 family metallopeptidase — protein MMRDEILHDVSESFSETYFEAREKFLKLADSAKSARSYKSPARGPGGEELFTDVAWFGDPEAHHLGILISATHGVEGYCGSAGQVDWTRRGIADSLTPGQAMLMIHALNPYGFAWNRRVTEEGCDLNRNFVDFSQPVPANPGYDALADYLVPAEVEGPVFEASERAIEEFRKERGEVAFQTARKAGQYSHPNGVFFGGFGPSHSRLMLENIAEDFDLKSRDRVVIVDTHTGLGPFGYGELQTEQPSGLAGYERALAMFGRSVTSPDLGTSSSVPIRGCIDEFWQRLLGERHVYVALEFGTFDPENGRRVLREDHWLAKNSDVDPKLAGAIRLRLREHYDPRSADWREMIIWRSRQVHRQMFEWPAQF, from the coding sequence ATGATGCGAGACGAGATACTGCATGACGTCTCAGAGAGCTTCTCAGAGACGTATTTCGAAGCGCGCGAGAAGTTCCTGAAGCTCGCTGATTCAGCCAAGTCAGCCAGATCATATAAATCGCCAGCCCGGGGACCCGGAGGCGAGGAACTGTTCACTGACGTCGCTTGGTTTGGCGATCCAGAAGCACATCATCTCGGCATATTGATCTCGGCCACTCACGGCGTCGAGGGCTACTGCGGCTCCGCTGGACAGGTGGACTGGACGCGGAGGGGCATTGCGGACTCGCTGACGCCGGGCCAAGCGATGCTGATGATACATGCACTCAACCCTTACGGGTTTGCATGGAATCGCCGCGTGACGGAGGAGGGCTGCGATCTAAATCGAAACTTCGTAGACTTTTCGCAACCTGTTCCAGCCAATCCCGGTTACGACGCACTTGCAGATTACCTGGTCCCGGCAGAAGTCGAGGGGCCGGTGTTCGAGGCTTCCGAGAGGGCTATTGAGGAATTCCGCAAGGAAAGAGGCGAAGTCGCGTTTCAAACAGCGAGGAAGGCTGGCCAGTACAGCCACCCCAATGGTGTGTTCTTTGGAGGGTTCGGTCCCAGCCATTCTCGTTTAATGCTAGAGAATATTGCCGAGGACTTTGATCTGAAGTCACGAGATCGGGTAGTGATTGTTGACACACATACGGGTCTTGGCCCCTTCGGCTACGGAGAGCTTCAGACTGAGCAGCCCTCTGGCTTGGCTGGATATGAGCGTGCGTTGGCAATGTTCGGTCGATCGGTCACTTCGCCGGATCTCGGGACGTCGTCGTCAGTGCCGATACGTGGCTGTATTGATGAATTTTGGCAGCGGCTGCTTGGTGAACGGCACGTGTATGTGGCGCTTGAATTCGGCACGTTTGATCCTGAGAACGGTCGACGTGTCCTGCGAGAGGACCACTGGTTGGCAAAAAATTCAGATGTAGACCCCAAACTCGCAGGAGCTATCCGCCTACGTCTTCGCGAACACTACGATCCGAGATCAGCGGACTGGCGGGAAATGATCATTTGGCGCAGCCGCCAGGTGCATCGCCAAATGTTTGAGTGGCCTGCACAGTTTTGA
- a CDS encoding ABC transporter substrate-binding protein — protein MTISRRDLIKIGMAAGTVVSIPSILRAQTAPTAAQMVRMVKTGELRVFDPIWTTASITADHGAAIYDTLFALDSKFMPQPQMVGKWGVSDDKKTYTLEVRDGLGWHDGTPVTAADCVASIRRWAQVAPGGQLIMERAKDISKKDDKTFTISLREPLRLLIHILADLTTPCLFIMREKDANHPATEQVSTNIGSGPFKFNEALARPGASFAYDRNEQYVPRNNPPDGFAGGKIVKVNRVTWDNISDQQTALAALQAGEIDYFESPPADLHTLIESDPNLELQVLDKAGWDVVLRMNFLQKPFDNVKTRQAVLHLIDQEAFMRVMNPNYGRPVTSIFGNDTPVSNDENTGWYKKGGDPEKAKQLFKEAGYAGEKVVILQPTDWSGASNASQLLAAALRKIGVNAELAPSDWGGVVTRRANKGPIGDGGWSIFITDEPDYSLGNPLTEPMLTANGDKAWYGWPKSDEYEALRAEWSNVETLEEREALARKMQRVWWDFVGDVRLGKYVSPIARAKTLTGSIGMPMIVPMWNMQKV, from the coding sequence ATGACGATTTCTCGACGCGACCTCATTAAGATCGGCATGGCCGCAGGAACGGTTGTATCGATCCCTTCGATTCTGCGGGCACAGACAGCGCCAACCGCCGCACAGATGGTCCGCATGGTGAAGACCGGAGAACTCCGTGTCTTCGATCCGATCTGGACGACGGCTAGCATCACCGCTGACCATGGCGCGGCAATTTACGACACGCTGTTCGCACTCGACTCCAAGTTTATGCCGCAGCCTCAAATGGTGGGAAAGTGGGGCGTATCCGACGACAAGAAGACATATACGCTCGAGGTGCGGGATGGCCTAGGCTGGCACGACGGCACTCCCGTCACTGCGGCGGACTGTGTGGCCTCGATCCGCCGCTGGGCCCAGGTGGCTCCCGGCGGACAACTGATCATGGAACGAGCGAAGGATATTTCGAAGAAGGATGACAAGACCTTCACGATCTCACTCAGAGAGCCACTTAGACTTTTGATCCATATCCTGGCGGACCTTACGACGCCGTGCCTGTTCATCATGCGCGAGAAGGACGCTAATCACCCTGCGACCGAACAGGTGAGCACGAATATCGGATCAGGACCGTTCAAGTTCAATGAGGCTCTTGCCAGGCCTGGCGCGAGCTTTGCCTATGACCGAAATGAACAGTACGTACCGCGCAATAACCCGCCCGATGGATTCGCCGGCGGGAAGATCGTCAAGGTCAATCGCGTCACCTGGGATAACATAAGCGATCAGCAGACAGCTTTGGCAGCCCTGCAAGCAGGCGAGATTGATTACTTTGAGTCGCCACCAGCCGATCTTCACACATTGATCGAGAGTGATCCCAATCTTGAACTTCAGGTTCTGGACAAGGCGGGCTGGGACGTGGTCCTGCGCATGAATTTTCTGCAAAAGCCATTTGATAACGTCAAGACGCGACAAGCCGTCCTCCACCTGATCGATCAGGAAGCTTTCATGCGCGTCATGAACCCGAACTATGGCCGCCCCGTGACTTCAATATTCGGCAACGATACACCTGTATCTAACGACGAAAACACGGGATGGTATAAGAAGGGCGGCGATCCGGAAAAAGCGAAGCAACTCTTCAAAGAGGCCGGTTATGCCGGTGAGAAGGTCGTCATTCTCCAGCCGACAGATTGGTCGGGAGCCAGCAATGCCTCGCAGCTATTGGCGGCGGCGCTGCGGAAGATCGGGGTCAACGCCGAGCTTGCACCGAGCGATTGGGGTGGAGTTGTTACACGCCGGGCGAACAAGGGCCCCATCGGGGACGGCGGCTGGAGCATCTTCATCACGGACGAACCCGATTATTCCCTCGGCAATCCGCTCACTGAACCCATGCTAACCGCTAATGGCGACAAGGCTTGGTACGGCTGGCCGAAGAGCGACGAATATGAGGCTCTTCGGGCCGAATGGTCAAATGTCGAAACGCTCGAAGAACGCGAGGCACTGGCTCGGAAGATGCAGCGAGTTTGGTGGGATTTTGTCGGCGATGTTAGGCTGGGGAAATACGTCTCGCCAATCGCGCGCGCCAAGACTCTCACTGGCTCAATTGGCATGCCAATGATCGTCCCGATGTGGAACATGCAGAAGGTCTGA